CCGGCGGATTGGACACTGCCCCCCGGCTTCCCGGACCCGGAGGCCCCCATTCGGGGCTTCCACCAGGGGTGCCTCGCCTTCCTGCTACGGGAGCGCGACGGCGCGCTGTGGAGCGAGCTGGAGCTGCGCGGAGGGCTGTAGGCCCGCGCGCGGGACGCCCCGCCGTTGCCAAGGTGTCACGTGCCTCGCCCGAGATGGGCCCCCGGTGACAAGAGTCACCACCTGGGGGCCGCCCCGGTGATGACGGTTGTCACCGGTGATGACAGTTGTCACCACCCCGCCCAGCCCCGTGAAAAGGGCACCCGAATCCATAACCCACTGAAAAGACTTGGGACGCTCAGGTGCGCCCACCGGGACCGGTGTGTGGCACGCCACGCGCAATAGGACAGGACATCACGCTCCAGCACGGAGCGGGGCTCGAAGCACGGGGGGCCTGGCCGGGGGGCCAGGCGCTGGGGGGTGAACCTCCCGAGCGAACGAGTCAGTCGGACCTGGAGGACTTGAAGGTGCGAGCGGAAGCCGGTTCGGGGGAACCGGGGTGCGACCGGGGGGACGCAGCGCTCACGCCCACGAAGCAGCCGGGAACGACGTTGAAGTGACCTGATGGGCTCATGGCGTGGGGGGAACCCCAGCCGGGGGGCTGGGATGCGACGGGGGTCGCACCCTTCCGCGCCATGAGTCCGCCAGGACGAGCACCTGGATGCCGAAAGGGCCCGAGGGCCTCGGACCGTTGGGGGACGGTCCGAGGCCCTCTCTTTTTGCGGGTTACGGCCGCGTCTTCGTCTTCTTCAGCGAGTCCTTCGCCTGCTGAGCCACGTGGTCCGCGGTGAAACCGAACTTCTGCTGCAGCGCCTTGAGGGGCGCGGAGGCGCCGAAGCTGCGCATGGCGACGATGTTGCCGTCATGCCCCACGAAGCGCTCCCAGCCGAAGGTGGCGCCCTTCTCCACCGCGACGCGGGCGCGCACGGACGGGGGCAGCACGCTGTCCCGGTACTCCTGGGATTGCGCCTCGAACAGCTCCCACGACGGCAGGCTGACCACGCGCGCCGGGATGCCGTCCGCCTTGAGCTTCTCCTGGGCGTCCAGGCACAGCGACACCTCGCTGCCGGTGCCGATGAGGATGACCTCCGGCTTGCCGCCCTCCGCCTCGGACAGCACGTAGCCGCCGCGAGCCACGCCGGACGCCGCGCCGAACTTGCTGCGGTCCAGCGTGGGCACGGGCTGGCGCGTGAGCACCAGCACCACGGGGTGCTTGCGCTGCTGGGCAATCACCCGCCACGACTCGACCACCTCGTTGGCGTCACCGGGGCGCAGCACGATGATGCCGGGAATCGCGCGCAGCGACGCCAACTGCTCCACCGGCTGGTGCGTGGGGCCGTCCTCGCCCACGCCAATGGAGTCGTGGGTGAAGATGTGGATGGCGGGCAGCTCCATCAGCGCGGAGAGGCGGATGGCGGGGCGCTCGTAGTCACTGAAGATGAGGAACGTGGCGCCGTAGCCGCGCAGCTTGCTCAGGCACAGGCCGTTGACGATGGAGCCCATCGCGTGCTCGCGCACGCCGAAGTGGATGTTGCGCCCCGCGTACTCGCCCGGCTTCATCGCCTCCCCGCCGGTGATGTACGTCTTCGTGGACGGGTTGAGGTCCGCCGAGCCGCCCACCAGCCACGGGTAGTGCTTGGCGATGGCGTTGAGCACCTTGCCGCTGGAGTCGCGCGTGGCCAGTCCCTTGGCATCGGCGGGGAACGTCGGCAGCTCCGCGTCCCAGCCCTGGGGTGCGTCGCGGCGCTGCATGCGCTCCAACTGGTCGGCCAGCTCGGGGAACTGCTTGCGGTACTCGGCGAACTTCTGCTCCCACTCCGTGCGCAGCTGCTTGCCCCGAGCGCCCATGCGCTCCTGGAAGCGCTCGCGCACGCCGTCGGGGACCAGGAACTTCTCGTCCTCGGGCCAGCCGTAGAAGCGCTTGGTGCCCTTGATTTCCTCGTCGCCCAGCGGCTCGCCGTGGGCCTTGGAGGAGCCCTGGAGCTTGGGCGCGCCGTAGGCAATCTGGGTGGTGACGATGATGAGCGTGGGCTTGCCGCGCGCCGTCTTGAAGGTGCGCAGCGCCTCACCCATGGCGTTCAAATCGTTGGCGTCCGGCACGCGCAGCACGCGCCAGCCGTAGGCCTCGAAGCGCCGGCCCACGTCCTCGGTGAAGGCCAGGTCGGTGCTGCCGTCGATGGAGATGTGGTTGCTGTCGTAGATCCAGCACAGGTTGGGTAGCTGGAGGTGGCCGGCGATGGACGCCGCCTCGGACGCCACGCCCTCCATCAGGTCGCCGTCGCCGCAGATGGCGTAGACGTCGTACCCGAACATCTCGAAGCCGGGGCGGTTGTAGTAGCTCGCGAGCCAGCGGCTGGCCATGGCCATGCCCACGCTGTTGGACACGCCCTGGCCCAGGGGGCCGGTGGTCGTCTCCACGCCGCTGGTCCACCGGTACTCGGGGTGGCCCGGGGTGGACGAGTCGAGCTGCCGGAACTTCTTGATGTCCTCGAGCGACACGGTGGGCGCGTCCTCGACGGTGTACTCCCGCGTGACGCGCTTCACCCCGGCCAGGTGGAGCAGCGCGTACAGCAACATGGAGGCGTGGCCGTTGGACAGGATGAACCTGTCCCGGTCCGGCCAGATGGGGTGGGACGGGTCATACCGGAGCTCCTGCTGCCAGAGCTGGTACGCCACGGGGGCCAGGGACATGGGAGCCCCCGGGTGGCCCGAGTGGGCCTGCTGTACCGCATCCATGGCGAGGGTGCGGATGGTGTTGATGGCCAGCACGTCCTGCTTGTCGGTTGTCATGGTGTCCTCGCGGTCCCGCTCGCGTGCGCGCGCACCATGCCGCAAGTGACGCTCCAGGTGCTGCACCAAATGCGCTGGGGCCCGCCCGGCCGTCCGCCAGTCCACGGGCGCACCCGGAATTCCTGCCCTGGGGGGCACGGGAATGAATCCCGCGCGCCCAAGGGACACGCCTCAGCGCCGCGCCGCCGCGCCCCTCACGGTGCGGCCCCGCGTCAGGTGGGTGACGGCTTCACCCAGGCCCTCCACCGTCAGGGCGAACATGGGGAAGATGCGGGCAATCACGGAGATGGTCCCCGAGCGCCACGTGCCCATGGGCTCCGGGTTGAGCCACACGTTGCGCTCGAAGTGCTGCGCCAGCTGCATCAGCCACGTCAGCCCTTCCAGCCCGTCCGTCTTGTAGTGCCCCTGCGCGTCGGTGCGGATGGACAGCTCGTAGGGCGCCATGGAGGCATCCCCCACCATCACCAGCTTGTGGTGCCGTCCCACCTGGGCCACCAGCTCCGGCACCGTGATTCCGCCCGTGAGCTGCGGCGTGGCGTAGAGCTTTCCGTAGACGCAGTTGTGGAAGTAGTAGGTGCGCAGTTCCTTGAAGTGCGTCGCCTGGCTGGCCACGCTGAACAGCCGGCTCACCAGCGCCGCGTACGGGTCCATGGAGCCGCCCACGTCCATGGCCAGCACCACGCGCGTGTTGGGGCGTCGCGGCGGCCGTGTCACCACTTCCAGCTCGCCAGCGTTGCGCGCGGTCGCGGCGATGGACTCGTCCACGTCCAGCTCGTCTGGTGCGCCGTCCCGGGCGAAGGCGCGCAGCTTGCGCAGCGCCACCGCCATCTGCCGGGTGTCCAGCACCACGTCGTCGCGGTAGCCGGCGTACTTCCGGGCGCCGGCCTGCATCAGCGCGCGGCCCTGGCGGTTGCCCGCGCCGCCGCCCACGCGGATGCCCTCGCGGCCAAAGCCGTTGTTGCCGAAGGGAGACGTACCGCCAGTGCCCACCCAGCGGTTGCCACCGTCGTGGCGCTCCTTCTGCTCCTTCAGGCGCTCCTCGAAGAGCCGGCGAATCTCCTCCGGGTCTAGCTGCTCGAGCAGCGCGACCTCCTCGGGGCTCAGGTCGGGCCGCTCGCGCGCCTCCTCCAGCCAGTTGAGCAGCTCCTGCGTCAGCTCCAGGCTCGCCGTCTCCACGCCCTGGAAGTGGGCGAGGAAGGCCTGGTCGAACGCATCCAACTGCGTCTCCGAGTGCACGAGCAGCGCCCGGGCCACATGGTAGAAGCCGTCCAGGTGGCTGTCGTGCAGGCCCGCTCGCAGCGCGCCAGCCAGCGCCAGCGCCTCCTGGGCGCCGACCTTCAGTCCGCGCCGGCGCAGCTCGTAGAAGAAGGGCAGGAACATGGCAGCGCCTCGCTAGGCCCGGGGACGGCGCCCGCGCCCGAAGGCCTCCGCCACGGAGACCAGGTCCTGCTCCTTCTTCAGCAGCGCGCCCAGGAAGGGGAGCTGTTCGTCCAGCTTGAGGTCGTTGACGCCCTGGGCCTTGAGCACGGCAATCCAGTCGATGAGCTCGCTGGTGGAGGGCTTCTTGCGCAGGCGGGTGAAGCTGCGCAGCTCGTAGAAGACCTTCAGCGCCTGCTCGGACAGCGCGCTGTCCAGGCCCGGGTGGTGCACGCCGACGATACGGCGCATCAGCTCCGCGTCCGGGAAGTCGATGAAGTGGAACACGCACCGGCGCAGGAAGGCGTCGGGCAGCTCCTTCTCGTTGTTGGATGTAATCACCACCACGGGGCGGTGTTTCGCCACCACCTCGTCACCCGTCTCGGTGACGCGGAAGCGCATCCGGTCCAGCTCGTGGAGCAGGTCGTTGGGGAACTCCAGGTCCGCCTTGTCCACCTCGTCGATGAGCAGCACCACGCGCTCGGGGGAGGAGAAGGCCTCTCCCAGCGGCCCCTGGCGGATGTACTTGCGGATGTCTCGCACGTCCCCGTCGTTGAAGCGCGAGTCATACAGGCGTTGCACGGTGTCGTAGACGTAGAGGCCGTCCTGCGCGCGGGTGGTGCTCTTCACGTGCCAGGTGATGAGCCGGTGCCCCAGGGCCTCGGCGATGGCCTCCGCCAGCAGCGTCTTGCCGGTGCCGGGCTCGCCCTTCACCAGCAGGGGGCGCTGGAGGGTGAGCGCGCAGTTGACCGCGGCCTGGAGGCTCTCGTGGGTCAGGTAGGTGTCGGTGCCTTTGAAGCGGACGGGAGTGGGCGCCTGGCTCATGCTCCATCCCTTTAACACCCGCCGCGTTGTCTGGGGGGCTCACGTACCCGGGGCTCCGGAAACGTCAGACCCGAACGGCAAGCTCGTTCGTATGTCTCGGGCAGAAGCCGCCGGGCGGACTCGCGGGGAGGAGACTCGCGGGGTTGGCCGGCATTCACGTCCGTCACTTGCTTTGAGGAGGCGCCATGGGTCACCTGTTTGTTCCAGCACTGCTGCTCGTGGGAGCCTTCTCGCTGGCGGCGCGCACCTGCGGGACGGCCGCCGTCACCCGGCCGCCCGAGCTCCAGCGGGAGGCCCCGGAGCGCGCCCTCCCTCGGGTCGAGCCGCCAGCCACCGTCAGCGTCCGGGGGTAGACGCTGCTCTGGCGGGAGGGGCCGACCTCACGGGATGTATGGCTTCGCCCGCCGGTCAACGATTGGTGCGAGCCAAGCACAGGTTTTCACACCGGTTTCCCGGGGCCCGGTGTATTCTCCCGAGCAATGTCCATTGCGAATGCTCTTGGCGAAGTCTTCCGGCGCGAACTCGATGCGCAGTTGGTCCCGTTGCAGCAGGCGGTCCGGCGCATGGAGGAAGGCCTGGAGGCCCTGGAGTTGCTGCGTGAGGTGACGCACCGGTTGGCGCCGCTGACCAGCCGTCTCGGCGCCATGGCGGGAGTGCGGACGCCCACGGAGTTGCCCGCGTCCACGCGCGGAGGCCGCAAGCAGGTGGTCGCGGCGCCAAAGGGCCGCGCAGCCGTGGGCCGGCCCGTGGCCGCGAAGCCGGTCGTCAGTCAGGCGCGCACGGAGGAGGGCACCCGGGCGTGCGCCGTCATCGGTTGCGAGCGCCCCAGCCGTTCCAAGGGATACTGCTCGGCGCACTACCAGAAGCTGCGGTTGCTGATGCGGACCAACCGCCGGCCGTCGGCGTGGAAGGACGACGCGCTTCCGCAATCGGTGGGGGACGTGACGCTGCCGCGTGGCCGCGCCGCCAGCAAGGCGCTGCGCGAGGGTGGCGCCAGGAAGAAGGCCCCGGCCCCCGTGGTGGCGCCGCCGCCCGCCGAGGAGAAGGCGCCGGCCGCCGCGAAGAAGTCAGCGGGACGGAAGGCCGCGGGCGCGAAGAAGGCCGCACGGGCGAAGAAGGCCCCGGCCGCCGCGAAGAAGTCGGTGGCCAAGAAGGCGCCGGCCGCGAAGAAGGCCGCGGCCAAGGGTGGGCGCCAGGTCAAGACCACCAAGGCGAAGGTCGGAGCCGGCAAGCGCAAGAAGGGCCGGTCCTCCTCCCAGGGCTCGTTGTTCTGATTCGACCGCCGCGCTCCGCGGATTCCCTCGGGCCTTCGGGCCCGAGCGGCTCAAGTGGAATCCAGGGAGCGCGGTGAGCAGGCCGGACGAGCGACCGGTTCCCGGACATCCCCTTCGAGTCTCCGTTGACAGTGGCGGGGCGGGGATGGGATTCGGCCCGGCATGAGCGAGCAAGGTTATCCGGTCACCGTGGCGGTGCGTCGTCCCGACGGGCGGGTGGAGCAGGTGCGTGTGGGCACGGCGTTCAAGAGCGGTGAGGGCTTCACGCTGACGCTGGGAGAGATGTCCATCGGTGGCACGCCGGACGCGGCGGCCCCGGCGGCGCGGCGTTCAGCGCCCGCAAGCAGCGGTGGCGGCGGTGGTGGTGATGGAATGGTCTTCCCCAACTACGGCCGCAGCAAGGGCGGACCCATTGTCGGCGCCAGCATGGGCGACCTGGAGTTCTACGCCAACGGCGCGCGCCGCACGCTGAATGACGCGAGCAAGTCGCGCTGGCACGACAAGGAGCGCCAACTGCTCGCCGCCATCGAGGCGGAAATCGCGCGGCAGCGGGGCGGCGACGAGGGTGGTGGCAGCGACGGCGGCTATGGCAGCCAGGGCGGCTACGGCAACCAGGGAGGCTACGGTGGTAGCCGGGGTGGTGGCGGCTTCGGAGGCGGCAGCTACGGCGGCGACGACATCCCTCCTCCGAACGACGACGACAACATCCCGTTCTGAGCCGCGCCAGGTCGGTGAGTGGCCGCCGCCCCCCAGTGGGTGGGCGGCCTTCCCGATGTGTTGATTTCAGCACAGCCGTCTCATCTTCTCTTCAATCCAGATACTCCCAGTGAGAGGCTCCGCGCCCAGATTCGTCGCATGGGTCTTCAATCACTCACGCGCGCAGCGGCCCTTTTCACAGTGCAGTGAAGTCATCGGCGACACCTGGGGTGACATGCGCAGTCACTGAGAGGAAATTCTCGTGACGGAGCGCTTCATTCGCAACGGTTGCCGCTTCATTTGTGAAGCACTGAAAATCTCCAGCAATCACAGTGACTTAGTCGCACCGTAGGCTCGGGCATGATTCACGGGTGAATCTGTCCTGTTGGCCAGCGGCAGTTGTTTCAATGACTTCGTATATGGCCTGAATCCTGCTCAATCCCCCGTCGCCAGGGAATCCCTCCCATATGGCGAGGCTGTGAAAAAACGGGGCCATTAAATGACACCCAATGTCTGTGTCGTCGGAGCCGGTGCCTTCGTTCCTTCACGCGTGGTGAGCAACGAGCGGATCGCCAGGGCCATCCCGGGGTGGCCGGCGGAGCGCATCGAGGAGAAGGTCGGCATCCGCGAGCGCCGCTTCCTCTGGGACATCGACGAGGCCACGGGCCGGGCGATTCCGCCGCCCGAGAATGACGGGCACATCTACCCGGCCAACAACACGGACATGTGCGAGGTGGCGCTCCAGAAGGCGCTCGCCCAGGCGGGTGTGGATGCCAAGGAGTTGGACGCGCTCTTCGTGGTGACGTGTACGCCGGACGCGCCGCACTTCAACCACGACGCCATGGAGCTGCACCGGCGGCTGGAGCTGCGCGAGGACGCGTTCGGGCTCGTGGTGGACGACGGCTGCGGTGGCACGCCGTACGTGTTGGACATGGTGAAGAAGATGATGGAAGGAGGGCGCTTCCGCACGGTGGCGGTGGTGGCCTCTGCCTTCACGTCTCCGCTGGTGAACCGTGAGGTCTACACGGACGAGCTGCCGCCCGGGCCGGGCCGCTCGAAGACGCTGCAGGGCTACCTCTCCATGTATGTCTTCGGCGACGGCGCGGGCGCGGTGGTGCTCCAGTCGAAGCCAGGAGAGTCGGGGGCGGAGGGTATCCTGGCGTCCTTCTCCGGCAACGCGTACGGAGACCTGGTCATCCGCAAGGGTGGCGGCCTGTTGAAGCTGCCGTATCAGCCGGGGCGGATGCGCCCGGCGGACATGGCCTTCGTGGTGGATGGCTTCCGCGTGGCGCGCAGCTATCCGGAGTACATGCAGAAGTGCCTCGACGCCGTCCTCGGGCCGCGTCCGGAGCTGCGTTCGAAGGTGGAGCGGTACTACTTCCACCAGCCGAACAAGCGGGTGATGGACGCCTTCGTGGAGCGGGCGGGACTGCCGCGTGAGGCGGTGGCGTGCAACGTGGACCGCTACGGCAACACGTCGGCGGCGGGGATGCTCATCCTTCTGGCCGAGGACTTGGAAGCAGGACGCGTGCGTCTGGGAAGTGGTGACCTGGTGGTGGTGGCAGCGGTAGGCGCGAACGTCCATTACGGCGCGCAACTCGTGAGGTTGTAATGAACAAGATGGATCCGAATATCGCCAAGGAGTTGGACGCGCGATTGGCGCTGGCGACGAAAGACGACACGGCCCGCGGGCTCTTCTTCAACGGCGTGGTGTCCGCCGTTCGCACGATGGGAGGGGACGCGGCGGTGGAGCGCTGTCTGGCGGCCAGTGGCGAGACGCGCTTCATCGACTTCTTCAACTACCCGGTGGCCGCCTTCCTGCGGATGTCCTTCACGGCGGCGCAGGTGATGGGCCCGGAGCACGGCGGCTTCGACGGAGCGCTGCGGCGCATGGGCGTGGTGGCCACGACGGACTTCCTGTCTTCGGCGGCGGGCAAGACGCTGTTGTTGTTGGCGTCGGACAGTCCGAAGCGGCTCGTAGGCAACCTGCACTCGGGTTACCGCGCGGCGGTCAGCTACGGCGAGCGCGCGGTGAAGTGGACGGGCGACACCAGCGGCATCTTCACGATGAAGCGGGACTTCATGCCGCCCGCCTACCACGAGGGCACGCTCCAGGCCGTCATCGAGGCGGTGGGTGGCAAGCAGGTCCAGGTGCACGGCCGGCAGACGGGGCCGCTCGACACCGAATACACGCTGTCGTGGCAGTAGCCCTGGCGCGGGGCGCGTCGAAGGGGTGCAAGCGGTGGGCTGAAAAGCCCCTCACGGTCTGGAGGGAGATACGCCATGTCGCGAAAGCTCGGCGGTGCGGTGGGGATGTTGGGTGTCCTGTTGCTGTCGGCGCAGGCGGGGGCCAATGAGGTGGTGATGCAGTTCCGCACGCAGGAGGACCCGGCGAGCCCTGCGGACCCGGCGGTGTGCGCGGCGGCACCCTTCGAGGTGAACGTGAAGCTGGGCGGGAGTGTGTATGTGCCAGAGCACAATCCCAAGGACGGCAAGGTGGTGGATGGGGGCGGCCGACGCGTGGGCTCGGCGACGGCATGCGTCCAGGTGACGGACAGCGCCTTTCCCGCCGGGCAGCAGCTGAATGTCTACATGCGCTACAACCTGCCGGAGGGGCGCTTCACGGCGCGGGGCACGTGCACGCTGGTGAGCAACGACGTGCCAGCGGCGGGGCTGGTCCTGGCTGGCTGCGCGATGCGACTGGTGGACGTGCCCAAGGGCTTCGTGGGTGGCTCGGTGTCGAGCACCAGCGTCTTCAATCCCCGCAAGCTGCCGGGCTACGCCACAGGTTCGTATTACACGCTGTACGCCTACCGTGATGGCCACCAGCGTGACGCGAGCAAGGTGACGGAAGCGCATGCGGCCGAGGCCGCGGCGAGAGCGCGGGAGTAGTCGCCACTCGGCCACACTGGAGCCACGGGACTGGGCACGGGGCAAGCGCCGGACAGCGGTTTGCCCAGACACAGCCCACGTCGGTCCAGGCCCGACGAACGTGTCGAGCATGGCATTCCCCGCGTCGGGCCAACGGGCGATGATGCGCCCATGGACCGCAAGCGGATGGAGTTCTACACGGCACTCGGGTACCGGGCTCCTTCAGCCGCGGCAACGGCTCAGACGACGTCCGGAGTCGCTAGCGCCGACGTATCGGAGTTGCCGCCGCTCGGTCCAGACGACCTGGGCGCGCTGCGCGAGCGCTTCCTGCGCGAGCCGGAAGAGGTCCTGAGCCTCATCCGCCAGGACTTGGGCGCGCCCGTTTCAGAGGGAGCCCTGGTGCACGTGCTCCAGGAGCTGGAGCAGTCCTTACGCGAGCCCGAAGCCGCGCTCCAAGCCCTGCGGCAACCGGCATTCCAGGCACGGGCCTCGGTGTCACTGCCGCCGGACTTCACCTTCCCGTTGATGACGACTGAAATTCCCATCGACGCCTCGCGAACCCGCTTTGAGCCCGTGGCGGACCTGCGCGGATGGCTCCTGTTCAGCGGTCGCGCCTGGCTTCACGGCGGCTGGCATCGGGCGGAGTTCCGTCGGCACGACGATGCGCATCACGCCACGCGTTTCCGCTACGAGCTCCGCGAGCCCGCGCCGGGACGGCCGGTGGAGGTCGCGTTGTTCGGAGGCTTCGGCACGGGTGAGTACCCCGCGCGCTATGTGGCCCGTCAGCTCATCATGCGAGGCGAGCGGCTGGAGTACGCGGTGCACCTCGGGGGCGTGTACTACGCGGGCCGTCGGGGCGAATTCGACGCGCATGTGGCCGAGCCGCTCGAACCGTTGCTGCCCGTCACAACGCTGATGACGCTGAACGCGGGCCCGGAGATGCGTTCCGGAGGCACCCCCTTCTACCGCTACCTGGACGAGCGGCGAGGTGCTTCACGAGCGAAGCAAGTCCAGGAGGGAAGCTACTTCTGCCTGGCCTCGGAGCGCTTCCAACTCATCGGTCTGGACACCGCGTACTTCGAGCCAGGACGGCACCAGGAGCCCGCGCTCCTGAGTTGGCTGGAGTCAGTGCTGAAGGAGGGCCGCCAGCGAGGAGCAACGAACATCCTCCTGAGCCACGATGCGCCCTACCGATACGGAGAAGCAAGGCACGCCGGTTTGCTGGAAGACCTCCGGGAACTGGCGGTCGAGCGCGCACAGGTCGACGTGTGGTTCTGGGGCGCCACGCCCTACGGAGCACTGTTCGACCGGAGCGCCGCGCTCCCGTTCCTGGGAGGAAGCCTGGGGCACGCGGGTCTCCCGGTGCGAGCGGTGACGCCGGGCCTGAAGTCTCCAGCACCCGTGCGCTTCCTGGAGTCGCACGCACGCTTCCCCGAGTGGACAGACCTGAGGCCCGAACTGGGCAACAACGGCTATGGCTCGCTGCTGCTGCACGAGGACGGAACGTTGGGCCTCCAACTCCTGGACTGGCGGGGCAACGTTCGCTGCACGGCCAAGCTGGCCCGCGAGGGGGACGGCCCGCTGACGTACCAGCACCTCGAGACGTCCGAATCGGCGCTGTGAGCGCGCGGGCGCGGTGTCACAGCCAGACGCGCGTGTACCAAGGCGGTCGGGAAGGCACGCTCCTGCTCCGAGCCGGGTCGGCAGGACGCGGCACGGTGACGTACCGGAGCCGGTATCCGTGAGGCAGCGTCTTCCAGTACGTCACCTGCCACGGCGTCAGCACCTCGCCGTGCTTGGACTCGCCCACCGGCTGATGCACATCGCCGAGTGACTCATGGAAGTGGAACTCTGCGTCCGCGGCTTCAAGGCTCGCGGCCTCGATGACCCAGGCGTCCTGGGCCTCGTCGGCGGAGGGCTCCTGCCCCGCGTTGACGAACCGGCTCCAATCGGGCCTGGCGTGGTGCTCCCAGATGGCGCCGCCGGCATCCGTGAGCGAATAGCCAAAGGGAGTGCGGGACTGCCGGGCATCAATGGCGCTTGAAATCTCCTCGGGAGAGAACAGCTCCTGCAGCCCGTCCGGAAGCGCGTGGACGCGAATGAGTCCGCGCTCGGCGAGCAGCGACAGCCGCTCACACAGTTCCTCCCGGGACAGCCGCGGATCGTCCGCCATGTTGAGCGCGATGTGCGGGTTCGGCTCCACGAGCATGTGTAGGGGCGTGGGCAGCTCCATGGCGGCCTCCAGAAGCCAGAGGTCCAGGGTCTCCACTGGTGGGCTCTCACTAACGGGCGGTGCCATGCGTCCTCCTCACTCCTGGGGAATGCCACGCTCGCGCATGAAGATGTCCAGGGACTTCCGGGCCTTCGACTGGACCTTCTTCTTCAACAGGGGCGTCCACCCGAGCACCAGCCCGGTGGGGCCCAGCGCCTGACGGGACCAGGTCCAGAAGTCGAAGTGGTCGCGGTGCCGGACAATCTTCCCGTCGCGGAACTCGAACTCGGCATCGATGCGGTTGAGCACCTTCCTGCCGGTGCCGCTGAACGTGTAGTTCGCATCCCAGTGGGCGCGGCCCCGGTGGTCATCGGCCTGCACGTCGCGGAAGGTGACCTCCAGGTCCTTGCCGCGCTCGCAGAGCATGAGCCACATGGCACCGGGCTCCCGGCGACGGAGTCCGACGAAGGCGGCGTCGGAGAACTCCACCTCAGGGTGGTAGCAGGCGGCCATGGCTTGGGCGTCCCGGCGTTGGAACGCTGAGTAGAAGTCAGTGATGAGTTGGGCGTGCGGGTGCATGGGACAGGTGTAGCAGACCTGTCAGTGAAGACGTGCCAATTGCCCGGATGGCATCGTTTGGAGGGTGAAACTGGGGTGGTTCCGCTCGAGCGAACACCCCGCATGGGGTCCCGGTGGGGGGAGGGCCGTCGTGTGAACCGGTGGACCGTTGCCATGCGGAATCGGGCGGCGCAGAAGAGGCGTGCATGGCAGATTGCGGCCCATGGCTCGCGACATCGTCATCTGGCCCCATAAGGTCCTCACCTCGTCCACCAAGCCCGTGACTGACTTCGGCCCTCCGCTCGAGACGCTTTTGGAGCAGATGGCCGAGTCCATGAAGGAAGCCGAAGGCATCGGCATCGCCGCCAACCAGGTCGGCGAATCCCTGCGCGTGGCGCTGGTGGGACGGGAGGACGGCACCTTCTTCGAAATCGTCAATCCGCAGATTCTGGAGAAGAAGGAGCCGGTGACGATGGAAGAGGGCTGCCTGTCCGTCCCGCGCGAGTGGGAGAAGTGCCCGCGCTTCCACAAGGTGAAGGTGCGTTACCAGGACAAGTCCGCCGAATGGCATGAACTCGAGGCGGAAGGTCGGCTTGCGCACGTGCTGCAGCATGAAATCGACCATCTCGACGGGCACGTCTTCGTGGACCACCTGTCCAGCCTCAAGCGCACGCTCATCCTGGACCGGATGAAGAAGCTCCAGAAAGTGAAGGCCCGCCAGAAGGGCTAGTCAGGATGACAGGATGGCCGAAGCCGCCAGGGCCACGCGCTCCATCCCCGAGCGCGTGGCGCGATTCCGCGAGGACTACCGGCGCAAGCACGTGAGCCCTCGCTACTCTGGGCGCGCACACTTCGTCTTCACGAGCCTGGGCTCGCTGGCGGTCATCGGCTTCGCCGTGTCCCACCTGGAGGGAAGGCGGCCCCTGGAATGGCTGACGCTGCCCGCGGTCTTCCTGCTGGGCAACGTGGTGGAGTTCCTGGGGCACCGAGGGCCCATGCACCACCGCCGGTGGGGGCTGGGCCTTCTTTTCCAGCGGCAC
This portion of the Myxococcus xanthus genome encodes:
- the tkt gene encoding transketolase → MTTDKQDVLAINTIRTLAMDAVQQAHSGHPGAPMSLAPVAYQLWQQELRYDPSHPIWPDRDRFILSNGHASMLLYALLHLAGVKRVTREYTVEDAPTVSLEDIKKFRQLDSSTPGHPEYRWTSGVETTTGPLGQGVSNSVGMAMASRWLASYYNRPGFEMFGYDVYAICGDGDLMEGVASEAASIAGHLQLPNLCWIYDSNHISIDGSTDLAFTEDVGRRFEAYGWRVLRVPDANDLNAMGEALRTFKTARGKPTLIIVTTQIAYGAPKLQGSSKAHGEPLGDEEIKGTKRFYGWPEDEKFLVPDGVRERFQERMGARGKQLRTEWEQKFAEYRKQFPELADQLERMQRRDAPQGWDAELPTFPADAKGLATRDSSGKVLNAIAKHYPWLVGGSADLNPSTKTYITGGEAMKPGEYAGRNIHFGVREHAMGSIVNGLCLSKLRGYGATFLIFSDYERPAIRLSALMELPAIHIFTHDSIGVGEDGPTHQPVEQLASLRAIPGIIVLRPGDANEVVESWRVIAQQRKHPVVLVLTRQPVPTLDRSKFGAASGVARGGYVLSEAEGGKPEVILIGTGSEVSLCLDAQEKLKADGIPARVVSLPSWELFEAQSQEYRDSVLPPSVRARVAVEKGATFGWERFVGHDGNIVAMRSFGASAPLKALQQKFGFTADHVAQQAKDSLKKTKTRP
- a CDS encoding vWA domain-containing protein codes for the protein MFLPFFYELRRRGLKVGAQEALALAGALRAGLHDSHLDGFYHVARALLVHSETQLDAFDQAFLAHFQGVETASLELTQELLNWLEEARERPDLSPEEVALLEQLDPEEIRRLFEERLKEQKERHDGGNRWVGTGGTSPFGNNGFGREGIRVGGGAGNRQGRALMQAGARKYAGYRDDVVLDTRQMAVALRKLRAFARDGAPDELDVDESIAATARNAGELEVVTRPPRRPNTRVVLAMDVGGSMDPYAALVSRLFSVASQATHFKELRTYYFHNCVYGKLYATPQLTGGITVPELVAQVGRHHKLVMVGDASMAPYELSIRTDAQGHYKTDGLEGLTWLMQLAQHFERNVWLNPEPMGTWRSGTISVIARIFPMFALTVEGLGEAVTHLTRGRTVRGAAARR
- a CDS encoding AAA family ATPase gives rise to the protein MSQAPTPVRFKGTDTYLTHESLQAAVNCALTLQRPLLVKGEPGTGKTLLAEAIAEALGHRLITWHVKSTTRAQDGLYVYDTVQRLYDSRFNDGDVRDIRKYIRQGPLGEAFSSPERVVLLIDEVDKADLEFPNDLLHELDRMRFRVTETGDEVVAKHRPVVVITSNNEKELPDAFLRRCVFHFIDFPDAELMRRIVGVHHPGLDSALSEQALKVFYELRSFTRLRKKPSTSELIDWIAVLKAQGVNDLKLDEQLPFLGALLKKEQDLVSVAEAFGRGRRPRA
- a CDS encoding 3-oxoacyl-ACP synthase III family protein, yielding MTPNVCVVGAGAFVPSRVVSNERIARAIPGWPAERIEEKVGIRERRFLWDIDEATGRAIPPPENDGHIYPANNTDMCEVALQKALAQAGVDAKELDALFVVTCTPDAPHFNHDAMELHRRLELREDAFGLVVDDGCGGTPYVLDMVKKMMEGGRFRTVAVVASAFTSPLVNREVYTDELPPGPGRSKTLQGYLSMYVFGDGAGAVVLQSKPGESGAEGILASFSGNAYGDLVIRKGGGLLKLPYQPGRMRPADMAFVVDGFRVARSYPEYMQKCLDAVLGPRPELRSKVERYYFHQPNKRVMDAFVERAGLPREAVACNVDRYGNTSAAGMLILLAEDLEAGRVRLGSGDLVVVAAVGANVHYGAQLVRL
- a CDS encoding DUF2378 family protein, with translation MNKMDPNIAKELDARLALATKDDTARGLFFNGVVSAVRTMGGDAAVERCLAASGETRFIDFFNYPVAAFLRMSFTAAQVMGPEHGGFDGALRRMGVVATTDFLSSAAGKTLLLLASDSPKRLVGNLHSGYRAAVSYGERAVKWTGDTSGIFTMKRDFMPPAYHEGTLQAVIEAVGGKQVQVHGRQTGPLDTEYTLSWQ
- a CDS encoding nuclear transport factor 2 family protein, translated to MHPHAQLITDFYSAFQRRDAQAMAACYHPEVEFSDAAFVGLRRREPGAMWLMLCERGKDLEVTFRDVQADDHRGRAHWDANYTFSGTGRKVLNRIDAEFEFRDGKIVRHRDHFDFWTWSRQALGPTGLVLGWTPLLKKKVQSKARKSLDIFMRERGIPQE